GATAATGTTACGGTTGAAGTATTTAAAGAAGTACAGTATTTTAGCCATGTAATTCACTTAGTGTCTACTGTAGAAGGACAAATAAAAGGAAATCCTTTAAAAATTGTAGGAGATACTTTTCCTGCAGGAACTTTAAGTGGGGCTCCAAAGTACAAAGCCATGCAGTTGATTGATACATACGAATCTCAAAGTAGAGGTTTTTATGGTGGAGCAGTAGGGGTTATTGGTTTGTCTGGTGATGTAAATTTAGCCATTGCTATTAGATCATTTGTTAGTAAAAATAACACGTTGTACTACCAAGCTGGAGCAGGAGTTGTAATAAATTCTACCGAAGAAGGAGAGCTACAAGAAGTAAATAATAAATTAGCAGCACTAAAGAAAGCTTTGGTGATGGCAGAGAAAATATAAATTAGTATTGAGTAAAAAGGACAAAGTACAAAGTTAGCGTTGCTACGGTACTTAATACTTAATACTCAGTACTCAGTACTAAAAGAATATGAAAATATTAATATTAGATAACTACGATTCTTTTACCTATAACTTAGTTCATATGGTAGAAGAAATTACAGGAGAAACACCAGATGTTTTTAGAAATGATGAAATTCCACTAGAAGTAGTGGGAGATTATGATTTAATTATGTTGTCTCCAGGGCCAGGAGTTCCTGATGAAGCAGGGATTCTAAAAGAAGTTATAGCAGAGTATGCAGGAAAGAAGCCTATTTTTGGAGTTTGTTTAGGGTTACAAGCTATTACAGAAGTGTTCGGTGGGAAAATTATCAATATGGATGATGTTTTCCATGGTGTAGCTACAGAAATGAAAGTAGTAGATGAAGACGCTTTAATCTTTAAGAAAATACCAACATTATTTACGGCAGCTCGTTATCATTCTTGGATTGCTGATGCAGCAACAATGCCTAAAGATTTAAAAATTACTTGTATTGATGAAGATGGTGGAGTAATGGCTATTCAACATAAAAAATTCAACATCAGTGCGGTTCAATTTCATCCAGAGTCTATCTTAACTCCTGATGGTGAAGTAATGGTTAGAGAATTTATTGAGAATGTAAAAAAAGGAATGAGTAGCAAGTAGTAAACTTAACAGATTAGTTTTAACAATTTGCTATTTAGAGATCCAATACCAAAAAAATGAAGAAATTATTAGCGAGATTATTTGAGTACGAACATTTAAGTCAACAAGAAGCTAAAGAGGCGTTGATAAAGATTGCCAATGGTGATTGTAATCACTCACAAATAGCATCATTTGTAACTGTGTTTTTAATGAGGCCTATTACCGTAGCAGAACTTTCCGGATTTAGAGAAGCTTTGTTAGAA
Above is a genomic segment from Wenyingzhuangia fucanilytica containing:
- a CDS encoding anthranilate synthase component II encodes the protein MKILILDNYDSFTYNLVHMVEEITGETPDVFRNDEIPLEVVGDYDLIMLSPGPGVPDEAGILKEVIAEYAGKKPIFGVCLGLQAITEVFGGKIINMDDVFHGVATEMKVVDEDALIFKKIPTLFTAARYHSWIADAATMPKDLKITCIDEDGGVMAIQHKKFNISAVQFHPESILTPDGEVMVREFIENVKKGMSSK